The region ATATTCGAATGTTGCTCATACAAAATTCTTTTTTCCCTCCAAATGTACCTTTTAATCCATCAATCGGTATGGCCATTGTAAATGATTACGAGTACAAAAACAGTGTTGTATCATATtttgtattatatatacatatatatatatatatatatatatatatatatatatataacacattttCTTGTACCCCTTTCAGGTTTTCATGAAATAAACATGtctcgttttgtcttgtcttgtcttgtcttgtcagtgcGTACTGAATTGTGAGTTTGTCCTTAATCACAACACGCAGGATCAGGAATTATTTTACATGCACAACATTTAAActgttctttttctgtgatgGATGCGCCGAGCTTTAGAAAACTAAAGTTGATACACAGCGCAGACATTCAAAAGTCTCAGTCAAGACTCAATACTAACTCAGGACTGGTGTATCATTTATACGCAGGTGCACAAATTCGCTGTTCGACATATGCAAACAACACAATAGAAAAaattgtttaatcttttttttaatatatgatataaaaatatataataaaatataatataaacaGTCAAAGCTTTGTATGTGATTGAGTTAGAAATCGAGTTTAGATAGCAAAGGTTAATAAGCAAAGAAACGAGCTAACCCCCAAAGCCACAAGTGACTCCTGTGAACAGTTTACCAGAGAAGAGAACTATCTCACTATTACTACAGAATGGGGACATGCACCTATCTTGGACTTCCCTGGGTACTTTGGGAGCAAGGCGGAGAGGAGAATGCAGAGCAGTGTCATCTGAAAAGCCAAAGCAAAATCCAGCTTGTCTTTTGGGGTCGCTGAGAAGACATGTCAAGGTCATTGCTGTTGCAAAGACAACGCGGCCTTCCTGTCTTATCTACGGTTACTTAGAGACTCAACAATATGACGACACCCAAACAGTCAGGTGAATGTATGCAAATCCATGGCTGTCCAGATCACCAAGACATGTGTTCACTTTCAACCTTTACTGTTCCGGTCGATGGTTTATCAGAAAGAGCTGGGGTGACTGCAGAAAAGGCTGCCTCGAAATGAGGGTCAGAAAGGGCAGAGAGATAAATGGAGCTATAAAAACAGAGGAAGGACACATCAGTCACAGAGTCTTGAGGTCTCCATCATGCTGCTCACGGCTGTTGTTCTGTCCGTTCTGGGTAGGTCAAATGCTTCTTTTCTGAAAGAATTCTTAATTTGAAACGTTTACTTCGAAATAAATATTTCAAAACTATTATGAAtagatcatttgaaaaaaaaaattctatcacAATGTCTTGATTTTAACGTCTACACCATAGACCTATTTATGGCAATCTAATTCTTAATCAATATCTGTCACCGGAGTCTCAGTCtgaatttgttttctttcctaAAAAGAAATTGTTTGAAGAAATAACAAACTtgcaacgagagacagagagggtcgaaggcaaagaaagaaaaagaggcagatagagggggtggggggacagactgggtgagacagagacagttgaaaaacaaagaggaagagagcagagcgacagagagagtcggggagagagacagagagagaggaaggaggacgggagagagagagagagagaacgaacatgCAACCGTTTGCTTCCTATCTGCTGGTAcgtatagttttgttgttgttattgttgttgttgctcaattTTATGCGATGCGATGAACACCAATTGCAAAACATGCAAATCATTATCTGTGAAGACTGACAGATATAACCCCacgtgtgatgacaggtgttgcTGTGTGCCACCCGATCAGCGGTAACCTGTCCTATGTTCCCATCAGGTGAGGGGCAGTGGAAATCATAGCAGGTGGAACAGTCAATCGAATTGCATTTTACCTTTAATTTTCTCGTTATATTTATACATAAATgtgcataaccacacacacacacgcgcatatacacatatatatatatatatatctaatgttTTCATTACAAATGactatagatatatgtatgtatgtgcatatacagagagagagagagagtaatgataccaagcccagatgtcttcgttttccacaaAGAAGTAGAGGAATCATCTCAAAGCAGTCTTAGTTTCACTTCAAACGTTTCAAACTGACTTGACCCATTCGGGTCTGACTGTTGGTTAATGGTtttctttggtttggtttggtttttccaTTCGTGTTAGCTCCATTCTTTGCGGGGAATTTCCCTTTGCTTGCGTGAGAGTGTTTCTCTCCCGTCAACAGAAGGAGCGGGCAGTAAGCCCGATGAGCACTACtcagtgcgaaacagctgtcgcttgctgtgctcCCTTCTGGCTTGTTGTGCCGTTTCCTGTTATTTTCTCTCAcgagttatgcgtgtgtgtgtgtgtgtgtgtgtgtgtgtgtgtgtgtgatatatatatatatatatatatatgtgtgtgtgtgtgtgtgcgcatgtgtgtgtgtgtgtgtgtgtgtgtgtgtgtgtgtgtgcgcgtgtgtgtgtgtgtgcgtgcgtgtgtgtgtgtagatagatattaCACAggagtatatatacatatatatataccaaacttGCTTCATTTTTTGCCAGTCCTAGCATCATGGGTTTCATTTCTAAACCAATACACGACtgattttggaagaaaaaaaacttagACTTCCATTGCAcgctttgttgtggttgtttgctttcttttgtttttcgatTTTTCATCGTTATACATAAGGCTTTGAGAATGTTGTAATAAAATCGAAAACAGTATCTATTTCTATGTACAAGTCCGTCCAtctccaacccccacacccacccacccccaaaaaacacaactaCCTCACGCGAAATCATGACATCAGAAATGTTTTCACTATTCCTGATGTTTAAAATTTCAACGCTTTTCAAAGAAAACTTAACGAGGTTACGGCCCCTTGAAAAATGTTCATTGGAATCTTTTGTGTCATTGCAGAGTGgacagtctgttgtatttgtcaTATCTCTAGCGATCAAAACTAAACGTCCTCCAGCTATCCCACAGATGGTTCTGATTCAAGCTGGAAAATCATGTGGTTTCTCTGAACATGCCTGCAGCGAACAGGACCGGGAGTTCCTGAGGTCCCTGCCGGCACACCGTGGCAGCTACCCTGCGGGGTTCAAAGAGGCCTACCTGGCTCAGAACGGACACGTGGTTCACGGCTACCGGCCCTCAGGCTCCTACATCAAAATCATCGGCAGTCCTGGCTCCTCTCAAGCCGCTGTCAACcgggtgagcacacacacacacacacacacacacacacacacacaacgtgctaTCACAGTCGCTGATCAGATGTGGCCGAGATGGCTGAGAAAGGACAGCTGGTGTTTCTTTTAACCCGAGACAAGCGAACATCGCAGACCAGGTATCCCCCTTTAAACACCAGGCAAACCCCCAACCCGGACAGACAGGCATCCAGGAACCACTCCCATcgaacaatgcaaccttcatCAATCCCAGACTCCAGCCCTGAACAGCTGGAGTTTAAGGATGTCAGGCAGTAGGTGGTTAAACCCAACGCAGCTGGTGGTACGCGGACACAAACGTTACGTATAAGGAATTAATTAACAAGCAACCAAACAGGATAGTTCTTGCAATCCGAATTTTACTCAACTTTGAGAAGGCACAAACTGAACGTCGTCCTTATGGGGTTGTCAATTCCACACGTTATCAGTTCAAAGGAAACCTCAGTATTACTGACTGACTAAAATTTGTTCGCTTACAGGCTATGCAAACACATTTGATACATAATCAGTCAAACACAAGATGCTGCATTTAACATAACGATGATGAGTATTACACAATGTGAATATAATACTAGACCTATCTACCTGAAAATGAGCACAAAGTGATTCACAGCCATGGCTGAAAATCATctgatgaagatgaagagaaaCGTAATTCATTCACATATCCACACTGTTCAGCCAATCAGTAAATTTTCGTTTGAAAACTGACAATGTGTCagagttgtacacacacacaaggacaacatCAACTTAGGACCATGAAACGCCTCTCTATtttacagacaaacaaaaacgaaacgttTCACTGAACAAGCCACAGTTATATGCAATTCAACCCTGAGTTGGGTTGTAAGTTATCTTAGCGGCGCTAGAAAATTGCTTGGTGTTCAGAACTTTGCCGATGGAATGGACTGGGAGTCTTAATGCTAAATAAGCATGGCGAAGACGCccaacgctaagcaaacttaacaATGCCGGGATCGCTTACATAAACCAGCCCAGATTTGGAGTGACCACGTGACTTCAGATGGCACAGGCTCGCAGAAAGTGATAGGGTCGGGAAGACCTTCATCTTTGCTCTGATTGGACGTCGTTCCCGCGCTTTTGACTGTCGTCTAAAATGCTGAACACATCGAATCCCTCCCTTacaggggggggcaggggaggaggttGTGTTCACTCAATATGGATGTTGCGAGTTGTGTTGGCCATGTGCAAGaatttgcgggggtgggggtgggatttccTTTGAACACCTCTTCGTGGAAAAATCTCACTCTCATGCACGTGTCTTGTTAACGACAGCTTGCCGACGAGGTTCACAAAATGCTGAGGAACGCCCCCCCTCAGATTTTCACCAACCTGGCCAACCATAATGCAGGTGTCGGCGTTTTCCGGGAAGCGGAGAAGATGATGGTCTTTCCTGAGTACGCCAGTCTGAGAGACACTCCACAGTGTCGTGGTGAGTTATcacgtcttcttcttcactgagcaaagcgtcattatcgtcgtcacaatcatcatggtcgtcatcatcatcattatcattatcatcatcatcatcatcgtcttcaccgCCTTGACAATAGAGACATCAATACAGACTGGCCATACAGCAGAGTGCGCGAAACCTCGACCTTGATTTCTGACATGGAACTGTTTGTTGCTTCTTGCCCAGCCGACCGACCACACGGGGCGATATCAGGTCTGGGTGATGCTTGTCAATGTACAGTATGACACTACACGAAATACAGCGAAAAGATACCAACTTTGAAAGGGGGTGTATAGAGGACGGTAagggagtgaggggtgagggggggaggcttGTATTTCTCAATTCTATTTTTATTGGGGTAATGTCTGTGTTATTTGAATGTTAtctttctttaacacacacacacacacacacacacacacacacacacacacacacacacagcctcactgTGTTTATATAACAGCATATATAAATCAAAGGCCTATGTGTGTGCAGGTCGCTGTGACGGGTCCTGTGCTCAGACGTGCACCTTTGACGGCCGGAAGTGGGAGACagtgggaggggccggggggtcactggcggtggtggaggaggagaacgtCATGTGCTACAGCAACGACCCCTACCGCAGACACGACAACATCGCAGTCCACGAGTTCGCTCACACCATTGATAACTACGGCTTTGATGCCACCATGAAGCGGATGGTAAGTCGGACACTGGACGCGTGTGAACTCTAACAAGGATCCCCGAATGCCAAGACCCAAGCCCTGAAGAGTGTGACCTTTAGGGGATTTTTgccaataggttgttaaactcagCCCTTACCACCTCTAAAAATTGATGTCCTGGTCTTAAACGTTCTCTTGAAACGGTCAGTTTGGTTTGGCACCAAATCCAGGATGAACAGACTCCCTGTGTTGATGATCAGTACTCATATCTTGAGAGTGCATCCTGTTTAAagccccttgactgccataatcGTGTtgcgtacgtgcatagtgacgtcactgatgacgtcatcagaacatgggaaatagctctggaaagctgaaaattcacagtttatctagagtggtatatctccagaccaatttctcagtttttggcttattgttttggataacgTTTTATGACCTGATACACCACTTtctactaccccccaccccccaccccccccccacccctggtactgaaggacacagaacagcacaggacaacacagtagGGTTCAACACGgtacagaacacagaacagcacaggacaacacagtagggttcaacacagcacataacacagaacagcacaggacaacacagtagggttcaacacagcacagaacacagaacagcacaggacaacacagtagggttcaacacagcacagaacacagaacagcacaggacaacacagtagggttcaacacagcacagaacacagaacagcacaggacaacacagtagggttcaacacagcacagaacacagaacagcacaggacaacacagtagggttcaacacagcacagaacacagaacagcacaggacaacacagtagggttcaacacagcacagaacacagaacagcacaggacaacacagtagggttcaacacagtacagaacacagtacagcacagagcagcacagcacaggacaacgtggtacagcacaacacagtgcagcaaagcacaacacagtacgGAAAAGTATGGCAATATTTACATTTCTTCccttgtgttctttccattcagtttcgttccttacatggaaaaatcgtaaatttatTTCGATAGCATTTTAATATATAatctacatttcttcccatgtaaagagacgtaaagaaggtcAGTCctagagtggaggggaagaaatgtatagtatatattacaatgttattaaccagtttacaagtTTTTCCGTCCTATaatataaacggaaaagtacaggggaagaaatgtgcagTTTAAAACTTGCCCATTCCTTGACGCAACGGTTCGATGTGTACAGAAAGAAGAAGCGTACAACCACGCTCGGGCCAACTCTCTGTGGAGGCTAAGCGCTTACAGCATGGCCAATTCCTTGGAGTACTTCGCAGAGGCCACTGGGGCTTTCTTCGTGGTTAACATGCAGTCCAGCCCTGGGGGCATGAACGAGtaagatctctctctcgctctctctctctctctctctctctgtcccagtggTTTTGATCCATTGCCTTCATTGTGAACAGAGTGGTAAGAGGGGATAGGGGACTTTAGAGGTCTCTTGTTGACGGCCAATTCGCCAAGATGGGTAAAAGGCCGAACCATGAATCAGTTCAACCtttcacacacaaagcagaataccaaaaggtggtggtgttttttcccTGCTGCCCCGTAATCTGCACCGTTcaagtggcatcactcccacgccgctcattccgagttccacatacacagctacacccgggttcgtctgtcacagtatCAGCGTCGACAGTCCACGGGGTACCATCAAGGTTATGTCTTCAGGAGGTCGTGCACCAGAagagaccccgcactgctgctcGATGGTGTTCAGTAGTACCTGTTCTGGTTttacgtactcaggacaccacctgctgAGCACACTTCTGACGTTAAGAACAGCTTAGttgcggaaccagactgagtgagcgtcttccCAGAGTGAAAACCGCCGCCACGTCTCTCTAGCGaagtgtttttgttgctgcagtTTTGAGGTAGTGACGCACAGGACCGATCTGGAGAGCCGCCTTGGTAGATGtgcagatgtgagtgatgtgatcGTCAAAGAAGTTGTGGTGCACAATCCTTGCAGTCCAGGAAAGACCATCGCCGAAATGTTCTTCAACAACACCAGGACAATATCATAGAGTACAAAGCTTTTcgagttcttttttttcataacaggTGAACCTGTTACGAGCAGAAAATTATTATGATCTCACTGCATTTCCTGATGTCTCCATGTATGATGTTTTATTGTCCTTTTTCGTGGATGACAATCAGACCGAACAATGCACGCTTTCCATGCCTACTTCTGCCTTTTGTTGGTATTGTATCGGAATGCTTCTTGTTGCACACAACGTTTGTCATCCTTGACCTCATCATCAGAACAATGATTTCGGCGCTA is a window of Babylonia areolata isolate BAREFJ2019XMU chromosome 22, ASM4173473v1, whole genome shotgun sequence DNA encoding:
- the LOC143296890 gene encoding uncharacterized protein LOC143296890, with product MLLTAVVLSVLGVAVCHPISGNLSYVPISEQDREFLRSLPAHRGSYPAGFKEAYLAQNGHVVHGYRPSGSYIKIIGSPGSSQAAVNRLADEVHKMLRNAPPQIFTNLANHNAGVGVFREAEKMMVFPEYASLRDTPQCRGRCDGSCAQTCTFDGRKWETVGGAGGSLAVVEEENVMCYSNDPYRRHDNIAVHEFAHTIDNYGFDATMKRMKEEAYNHARANSLWRLSAYSMANSLEYFAEATGAFFVVNMQSSPGGMNECHGQNNYCRTEAEARYHLYQVDSKLYYLLVYVYTNNQGQAAGGLTVCP